A single region of the Phycisphaerae bacterium RAS1 genome encodes:
- the sglT_2 gene encoding Sodium/glucose cotransporter, whose product MLTRAARIVLPDLEQPHGGSPLQAHFTLIDWAVLVGYLLLSTLVGALLAGKQATIRDFFLGGKTLPWPAVSASIIATEISAVTLLSVPAIVFAPGGNLTYLQLAIGSIIARVIVAVVFVPAFYEREIFSPYDYIGRRLGPPARTLITLLFMLGSVLGQSVRVLITALVLEQISGIHMTWCIWIIGLFGGLWTLLGGITTVIWTDVIQFVLFIVAMAAALVFVLLQLPGGWSEVFSAASAAGKLQAIDLSSDPKAGFTLWTGLIGNTVLCLSAYGTDQMMAQRMFCCRGPVQARRAILASNIGLITPILALLVGLALFAFYQRFPLAGEAAAAVAAKSDRVFPVFVLQNMPPGLVGLIIAGIFAAAMPTSAISALSQTVMTTFYQPWRARRTEGPLNSSIREDRLDLFVSRILIVIWSVVLSGMAQISKLAWDRYGQIINLALEMATYTGGALLAAFLLALLRLNVDYRGIVWSAPLSVLCVFGVTWHQPWAQWTTLVLSSLLAAVRLVRARGAGSLSTVVFLIACGLPPFLSCFNWLAEDVRYISVAWPWNVPIGFIVAFSLGWLLARRQAAAGA is encoded by the coding sequence TTGCTTACGCGCGCGGCTCGGATCGTCCTGCCCGATCTGGAGCAGCCTCATGGAGGTTCGCCGCTGCAAGCGCACTTCACGCTGATCGACTGGGCCGTCCTCGTCGGCTATCTGCTCCTCAGCACGCTCGTCGGCGCCCTGCTCGCCGGCAAGCAGGCCACCATCCGCGATTTTTTTCTCGGCGGAAAGACGCTCCCCTGGCCGGCCGTTTCCGCCTCGATCATCGCCACCGAAATCAGCGCCGTCACGCTGCTCAGTGTGCCGGCAATCGTCTTCGCGCCCGGCGGCAACCTCACCTATCTGCAACTGGCGATTGGCTCGATCATCGCCCGCGTCATCGTCGCCGTGGTCTTCGTGCCCGCGTTCTACGAGCGCGAAATCTTCAGCCCCTACGACTACATCGGCCGCCGCCTCGGGCCGCCGGCGCGCACGCTGATTACGCTGCTGTTCATGCTCGGCTCGGTCCTCGGTCAGAGCGTGCGCGTGCTCATCACCGCCCTCGTGCTCGAACAGATCAGCGGCATTCATATGACCTGGTGCATCTGGATCATCGGCCTCTTCGGAGGGCTGTGGACGCTGCTGGGCGGCATCACCACCGTCATCTGGACCGACGTGATTCAGTTCGTGCTCTTCATCGTGGCAATGGCGGCCGCCCTGGTGTTCGTCCTTCTTCAGCTTCCCGGCGGCTGGAGCGAGGTATTCTCCGCCGCCTCCGCCGCCGGCAAGCTGCAGGCGATCGATCTGAGCAGCGACCCGAAAGCCGGCTTCACGCTCTGGACCGGGCTGATCGGCAACACCGTTCTCTGCCTGAGCGCGTACGGCACCGACCAGATGATGGCTCAGCGGATGTTCTGCTGCCGCGGGCCGGTGCAGGCCCGTCGTGCAATCCTCGCCAGCAACATCGGGCTGATCACGCCCATCCTCGCTTTGCTGGTCGGCCTGGCCCTGTTCGCCTTCTACCAGCGCTTTCCGCTTGCCGGCGAAGCGGCGGCGGCCGTCGCGGCGAAGTCCGACCGCGTTTTTCCTGTGTTCGTGCTGCAGAACATGCCGCCCGGACTGGTCGGGCTGATCATCGCCGGCATCTTCGCCGCCGCCATGCCGACGTCGGCCATCTCCGCCCTCTCTCAGACGGTGATGACCACGTTCTATCAACCGTGGCGCGCCCGCCGCACGGAAGGTCCATTGAATTCGTCGATCCGCGAAGACCGGCTTGACCTCTTCGTCTCGCGCATCCTGATCGTCATCTGGTCGGTCGTCCTGAGCGGCATGGCGCAGATCAGCAAACTCGCCTGGGACCGCTACGGCCAGATCATCAATCTGGCTTTGGAAATGGCGACCTACACCGGCGGCGCGCTTCTCGCTGCGTTCCTGTTGGCGCTGCTGCGCCTGAACGTGGACTACCGCGGCATCGTCTGGTCAGCGCCGCTCTCAGTGCTCTGCGTCTTCGGCGTCACGTGGCACCAGCCTTGGGCACAGTGGACGACGCTCGTGCTGTCGTCTCTGCTTGCCGCCGTGCGACTCGTGCGTGCGCGAGGCGCCGGGTCGCTTTCGACAGTGGTCTTTCTGATCGCCTGCGGGCTTCCGCCGTTTCTGTCGTGCTTCAACTGGCTGGCGGAGGACGTGCGCTACATCAGCGTGGCGTGGCCGTGGAACGTCCCGATCGGGTTCATCGTGGCGTTTTCGCTCGGCTGGCTGCTGGCGCGGCGACAGGCGGCGGCGGGCGCGTGA
- a CDS encoding ribonuclease Z, giving the protein MASAPAEFVFGSIRVLGASLAGEETCIMLPELNVAFDVGRAPRDLLSIDHVFLSHGHMDHAAGIAYYFSQREFVGNAPGNLYVPATLVQPIRRLLQTWADIDGHEPPGNVQAAIPGQDIVVRRDLLVRPFGVNHPAPAGRHGQSPPYGLGFCVIEVRQKLKDEYQGLDGPALVDIKRRGEEITRRVELPLVAYCGDTAPGPFLSLDFVRTAQVLLLECTFVEADHQDRARAGAHMHVTYLRELVPTLRNERILLTHLSRRTGLAEARELVRRELSPADAERVSFLMEYRRKKR; this is encoded by the coding sequence ATGGCATCCGCGCCGGCTGAGTTCGTGTTCGGTTCCATCCGCGTACTCGGGGCGTCGCTGGCGGGCGAAGAAACCTGCATCATGCTGCCCGAGTTGAACGTCGCCTTCGATGTCGGCCGCGCGCCACGTGACCTGCTCTCGATTGACCACGTCTTCCTCAGCCACGGCCACATGGATCACGCGGCCGGCATCGCCTATTACTTTTCGCAGCGCGAGTTCGTCGGCAACGCACCGGGCAACCTCTACGTGCCCGCCACGCTGGTGCAGCCCATCCGCCGCCTGCTGCAAACCTGGGCGGACATCGACGGTCACGAGCCGCCGGGCAACGTCCAGGCGGCGATCCCGGGGCAGGACATCGTCGTGCGGCGTGATCTGCTGGTCCGGCCGTTCGGCGTCAATCACCCCGCTCCGGCCGGCCGCCATGGACAGAGCCCGCCCTATGGCCTGGGTTTCTGCGTGATCGAGGTGCGTCAGAAATTGAAGGACGAGTATCAGGGGCTGGACGGCCCGGCGCTGGTCGACATCAAGCGCAGGGGCGAGGAGATCACGCGGCGGGTGGAGCTGCCGCTGGTGGCGTACTGCGGTGACACGGCGCCGGGCCCCTTCCTCTCGCTGGATTTCGTGCGCACCGCGCAGGTGCTGCTCCTGGAGTGCACTTTCGTCGAGGCGGACCACCAGGATCGGGCGCGGGCCGGCGCGCACATGCACGTCACCTACCTGCGCGAGCTCGTGCCAACGCTTCGCAACGAGCGAATTCTGTTGACGCATCTTTCCCGCCGGACGGGTCTGGCCGAGGCGCGCGAGCTGGTCCGCCGCGAGTTGTCGCCGGCCGACGCCGAGCGCGTCAGCTTCCTGATGGAGTATCGCCGCAAGAAGCGCTGA